The Hyphococcus flavus genome contains a region encoding:
- a CDS encoding prolyl oligopeptidase family serine peptidase has translation MALNRKTLVTITFSSIAIMSAACAPATTDPHNSDDETAIASEDPYLWLEEIEGERALAWVEQENERSLPELTSHPLFDTLHQEATDILTSDSRLPYGQIMGDYIYNHWQDDMHVRGLWRRSPLADYLIGAPNWTTLIDIDQLARDEEENWVFHNSNCLGKRSDRCMIELSRGGQDKAVFREFSLDTVEFVAGGFEVPEARTFVSWVDQDHLLVATDWSDDSLTSSGYSNEVRLWRRGSSLNEATSVKKISNNDTLIGPSLLKSKEGKISLLFRYFSDWNEQEVTLFSADGELTTLPFPRRSDVHGLIGREIIIGLREVWDYSSQSFQIGDIVSYHLDTNTATLVLRPGANQAVNDVTIAGDYLAIEMLEDVNGALWRMKRNGPEWTSQSIGVPDNGVVEIVSAADDGEHLLISYESFTQPNTLYDVGPDNAITRVMATDDLYDASDVEVRQHFATSKDGTRVPYYLIGKKAVLDAGDAPAIEYAYGGFLSAVRPVYYENPSRPQHGALAGKLWISRGGILALANIRGGGEYGPAWHSAALKENRQKAFDDYYAVAEDMIAKGYTNSEKLGALGRSNGGLLLGAALTQRPDLYAAYDIGVPLLDMLRYSQLGAGASWTGEYGDPAIAEERAFLEDYSPYQNLERGQPYPKVLFYTSTQDDRVHPGHARKMAAKMRDYGYDFYYYENTEGGHGGTANQEQLAFRTALEYVYFFTMLFPE, from the coding sequence ATGGCGCTAAACCGAAAAACACTTGTAACGATAACGTTCTCTTCAATCGCCATCATGAGCGCCGCCTGCGCGCCTGCTACTACAGACCCTCACAACAGCGACGATGAAACCGCTATTGCAAGCGAAGACCCGTATTTATGGCTGGAAGAAATAGAGGGCGAGCGCGCCCTGGCGTGGGTTGAGCAAGAAAACGAACGGAGCCTTCCCGAACTGACGTCTCACCCTTTGTTCGATACGCTTCATCAAGAAGCGACAGACATCCTGACTTCCGATTCCCGCCTTCCCTATGGGCAGATCATGGGCGATTATATTTACAACCATTGGCAGGACGACATGCATGTGCGCGGTCTCTGGCGGCGCTCTCCTCTGGCGGATTATCTAATCGGCGCACCCAATTGGACCACGCTGATTGATATCGACCAGCTTGCGCGCGACGAAGAAGAGAACTGGGTATTTCATAATTCCAACTGTCTGGGAAAACGTTCCGACAGATGCATGATTGAGCTCTCCCGCGGCGGTCAGGATAAGGCGGTATTCCGGGAATTTTCTCTCGACACGGTGGAATTTGTTGCGGGCGGGTTCGAGGTTCCTGAAGCGCGCACTTTTGTGAGTTGGGTAGATCAAGACCATTTGCTGGTCGCAACCGACTGGAGCGATGACAGCCTCACAAGTTCCGGATACTCAAACGAAGTCAGATTATGGCGACGGGGCAGCTCTCTGAACGAAGCCACGTCTGTCAAAAAAATCTCTAACAACGACACCTTGATTGGTCCGTCATTGCTGAAATCCAAAGAGGGTAAGATTTCTCTTCTTTTCAGATATTTTTCTGACTGGAACGAACAGGAAGTAACACTATTCTCAGCAGACGGAGAGTTAACGACATTGCCCTTTCCGCGACGGTCAGATGTACATGGCCTGATTGGTCGCGAAATCATCATTGGACTGCGTGAAGTCTGGGATTATAGTTCACAAAGTTTTCAGATCGGCGATATCGTTTCTTACCACCTCGACACCAACACAGCGACTCTCGTTTTGCGGCCTGGAGCTAATCAGGCAGTAAATGATGTCACCATCGCCGGTGATTACCTGGCCATCGAAATGCTTGAGGATGTTAACGGCGCGCTTTGGCGCATGAAACGAAACGGGCCCGAATGGACGTCTCAATCTATTGGCGTTCCTGATAATGGTGTTGTTGAAATCGTTTCTGCTGCAGATGACGGAGAGCACCTGCTGATTTCTTATGAGAGTTTTACTCAACCCAATACGCTTTATGATGTTGGGCCGGATAACGCCATCACACGCGTTATGGCGACAGACGATCTTTATGACGCCAGTGACGTTGAGGTGCGCCAGCACTTTGCGACAAGCAAAGACGGGACACGCGTTCCATATTACCTGATTGGAAAGAAAGCTGTGCTGGATGCTGGCGACGCTCCCGCGATCGAATACGCTTATGGCGGTTTTTTGAGCGCCGTACGCCCTGTTTACTACGAAAACCCGTCACGGCCACAGCATGGCGCCCTTGCCGGCAAACTCTGGATTAGTCGCGGCGGCATCCTCGCGCTCGCCAACATTCGTGGCGGCGGAGAATATGGGCCCGCATGGCATTCAGCGGCGCTAAAAGAAAACAGGCAAAAAGCCTTTGATGATTATTACGCTGTTGCCGAAGACATGATCGCCAAAGGTTACACCAACAGCGAGAAATTAGGCGCGCTTGGACGGTCAAATGGCGGCTTGTTGTTAGGGGCGGCGTTAACCCAGCGCCCTGATCTATACGCCGCCTATGACATTGGCGTGCCGCTGCTTGATATGCTCCGATATTCACAGCTTGGCGCCGGCGCGAGCTGGACTGGAGAATATGGCGACCCTGCCATCGCTGAAGAGCGTGCGTTTTTGGAAGACTATTCGCCTTATCAAAACCTTGAACGCGGTCAGCCTTACCCCAAAGTACTATTTTATACCTCGACGCAAGATGACCGCGTCCACCCCGGTCATGCGCGCAAAATGGCGGCGAAAATGCGGGATTACGGGTATGATTTTTATTACTACGAGAATACGGAAGGCGGCCATGGCGGGACTGCCAATCAGGAACAGCTCGCTTTCCGCACAGCCTTGGAATACGTCTATTTCTTCACCATGCTGTTCCCCGAATAG
- a CDS encoding M13 family metallopeptidase: MRSRTTKRSLLVSCIAVVLSGCASPSSTTAPQAELGEWGIDMESMKPSVHPGDNFFHYVNGTWLDTFEIPADFTNYGAFTALFERSEARVKAIIDDYAEGDGASDPNGQKIGDYYTAFLDTDEIERRGLTTISADFDAIANAATHSDIVALMGNAALSLEAPFSIYVYVDAKQTDRNLIHFTQAGLGLPNREYYLQDRFTDKLAEYEVHVAKMLGLAGVENPESKATNIVALEKRMAELHWSQEQQRDPNLTYNPLSKTELMALAPQMPWDAFFEASHIADQDEFIINELDAIENLAKLFTDTPVPLWRDYLRYHYLSSFAEVLPAAFDQENFRFYGQELNGQQEIRARWKRGVTAVNNALGEAVGKIYVERHFPAESKEKMDALIGNLRLAMAERIDQLDWMSDQTKQEARTKLEKFRAYIGYPDEWRDYGPLSVEPGDALGNLKRSRIANSEYFLARLGKPVEPGKEWGMLPHTVNAYYSPPRNAIYFPAAILQPPFFDPAADPAVNYGGIGAVIGHEIGHGFDDQGRKQDGDGLLRDWWAPMDADQFAQKTKKLGEQFEQYEPLPGEFINPNLTMGENVGDLGGLAMAYYAYKLSLNGEEAPVLSGYSGDQRFFMAWAQVWRRKYREDEMRMRMVVDPHSPSEFRTNGIVRNMDAWYDAFEIEAHHDLYLPPADRVSIW; encoded by the coding sequence ATGCGTTCAAGAACAACAAAACGATCGCTACTGGTTTCCTGTATCGCGGTCGTGCTTTCCGGCTGCGCCTCACCGAGCAGCACGACGGCGCCTCAAGCAGAGCTTGGCGAGTGGGGCATCGACATGGAAAGCATGAAACCCTCTGTCCACCCTGGCGACAATTTCTTCCATTATGTAAACGGAACATGGCTCGATACGTTCGAGATCCCTGCCGATTTCACCAATTACGGGGCGTTTACCGCGCTTTTTGAACGCTCAGAAGCGCGCGTTAAAGCTATTATCGACGATTACGCCGAGGGTGATGGCGCGTCAGATCCAAACGGGCAAAAAATCGGCGACTACTACACGGCTTTTCTTGATACTGACGAAATCGAACGGCGCGGACTGACAACTATCAGTGCAGATTTTGACGCTATCGCCAACGCGGCGACCCATTCTGATATCGTAGCGCTGATGGGTAACGCCGCCCTTTCCCTCGAAGCGCCATTTTCTATCTACGTTTACGTTGATGCAAAACAGACCGACCGTAACCTCATTCATTTTACGCAAGCGGGACTAGGCCTGCCGAACCGGGAATACTATCTTCAGGACCGTTTTACCGACAAACTCGCCGAGTATGAAGTTCATGTCGCCAAGATGTTGGGACTGGCAGGCGTGGAAAATCCCGAATCCAAGGCGACGAATATTGTCGCGCTTGAAAAGCGAATGGCTGAATTGCATTGGTCGCAAGAACAACAGCGCGATCCAAACCTGACATATAATCCGTTATCAAAAACAGAACTGATGGCGCTGGCGCCGCAAATGCCGTGGGACGCTTTTTTTGAAGCCTCGCACATTGCTGATCAAGATGAGTTCATTATCAATGAACTCGACGCTATCGAAAACCTGGCGAAACTCTTCACGGACACCCCCGTCCCCCTGTGGCGTGACTATCTGCGCTATCACTATCTCTCCAGCTTTGCCGAAGTCTTGCCGGCAGCGTTTGATCAGGAAAATTTCCGTTTTTACGGACAGGAACTGAACGGTCAGCAAGAAATACGCGCGCGCTGGAAACGAGGCGTTACCGCTGTGAACAATGCGCTCGGAGAAGCTGTTGGCAAGATTTATGTAGAGCGCCATTTCCCGGCGGAATCCAAAGAAAAAATGGATGCGCTCATTGGCAATCTGCGCCTGGCCATGGCCGAGCGAATTGATCAACTGGACTGGATGTCTGACCAGACAAAACAAGAAGCCCGCACCAAACTTGAAAAGTTCAGGGCTTATATCGGCTACCCCGACGAATGGCGCGACTATGGTCCGCTGTCGGTTGAGCCGGGTGATGCGCTTGGTAATCTGAAACGTTCTCGCATCGCCAATAGCGAATATTTTCTCGCGCGTCTCGGCAAGCCCGTGGAGCCCGGTAAAGAATGGGGAATGCTGCCGCACACTGTTAATGCCTACTACAGCCCGCCGCGCAACGCGATCTACTTTCCTGCAGCGATATTACAGCCTCCCTTCTTTGACCCGGCTGCTGACCCAGCGGTTAACTATGGCGGCATTGGCGCTGTTATCGGTCACGAAATCGGTCACGGCTTTGACGATCAGGGCCGCAAACAAGATGGCGATGGTTTGCTGCGGGACTGGTGGGCGCCCATGGACGCAGACCAGTTTGCACAAAAAACGAAGAAACTCGGCGAGCAATTCGAGCAATATGAGCCGCTCCCGGGTGAATTCATTAATCCCAACCTGACAATGGGTGAAAATGTCGGTGATCTTGGCGGGCTGGCAATGGCCTATTACGCATACAAACTTTCCTTGAACGGTGAAGAAGCGCCCGTCTTATCAGGTTATTCAGGCGACCAGCGCTTCTTCATGGCCTGGGCGCAAGTATGGCGCCGCAAGTACCGTGAAGACGAGATGCGTATGCGGATGGTTGTCGACCCACACAGCCCTTCCGAGTTCCGAACAAATGGCATCGTTCGCAATATGGACGCCTGGTACGATGCTTTCGAAATAGAGGCTCACCATGACCTCTACCTCCCTCCCGCTGATCGTGTCTCCATCTGGTAA
- a CDS encoding winged helix-turn-helix domain-containing protein, whose protein sequence is MSQAEADTCFTTVHCEAHVTSSDNSPKKADVYYIKSPDQRELLASTRLQPIGDLLSAKGPMSVKEIAAALGQRPSALYHHIKKAVKAGLIVETGSRTINRRKEVLYDTPAVKMRFGFSVADKKLKPLWRKIQTAHSRQADRDFIGALDNSKIIDDGPQRNLRTFRLVGAPDPVALSKINQKIEEISALMWESAGQDNPLIAITCVVAPMPPKSSLD, encoded by the coding sequence ATGTCGCAAGCGGAGGCGGATACATGTTTCACAACGGTTCACTGCGAAGCACATGTAACGTCGAGCGACAACTCCCCCAAGAAAGCAGATGTTTATTATATAAAAAGCCCTGACCAGCGCGAATTATTGGCTTCAACGCGCTTGCAACCGATCGGAGATCTTCTCTCGGCAAAGGGGCCAATGTCCGTGAAGGAAATCGCAGCCGCGTTGGGTCAACGACCCTCTGCGCTTTATCATCACATCAAAAAAGCGGTGAAGGCCGGTCTGATTGTTGAAACCGGCAGCCGTACGATAAACCGGCGCAAGGAAGTATTATACGATACGCCGGCCGTGAAAATGCGCTTCGGCTTTTCTGTGGCGGACAAGAAGTTAAAGCCGTTGTGGCGCAAAATTCAAACCGCACACAGCCGACAAGCGGACAGAGACTTTATTGGCGCATTGGACAATTCAAAAATCATAGACGATGGGCCGCAACGCAACTTACGCACGTTCCGACTTGTCGGTGCGCCGGATCCGGTTGCCCTGTCGAAAATCAATCAAAAAATTGAGGAAATAAGCGCATTGATGTGGGAGAGCGCTGGGCAGGACAATCCGCTGATCGCCATTACCTGTGTTGTTGCGCCAATGCCGCCGAAAAGCAGCCTCGATTAG
- a CDS encoding fatty acid desaturase has protein sequence MSETAQPFEPQTKPVAEGALAPEVVRLPLRDHSGDDVPLTISNTIAWPLVGLFFGLWAGLIGVSWAAVTGVIPVWAGTFLNFGLFYVLSDFNHEATHRNISGARSEWKWFNDALGQIGSFPFFLPFAAFKAVHLAHHRMTNHPTLDGDMWFAGKNFFDILGRAAGLLVGYEIILHRLAKQGFVTRKTIISIWVQRLAILGIIAAAFALGIGYEVFMLWTLPCLMVMIALGFLAYAVHCPHESREKYQNTNIWFGRGLMQPLIVAAMVNQNYHLVHHLHPRIPFYRYGRAFKQLRPELERNKATIRRL, from the coding sequence ATGTCTGAAACCGCACAACCTTTTGAACCTCAAACGAAGCCTGTCGCTGAAGGTGCTTTGGCACCGGAAGTCGTGAGGCTGCCGTTGCGCGATCATAGCGGCGACGATGTCCCGCTAACAATTTCCAATACGATCGCTTGGCCGCTTGTTGGATTGTTCTTCGGGTTGTGGGCGGGACTGATCGGTGTTTCCTGGGCTGCGGTCACTGGGGTTATTCCGGTCTGGGCCGGAACATTTCTCAACTTCGGGCTTTTCTACGTGCTTTCAGACTTCAACCACGAAGCGACCCACAGGAATATTTCCGGCGCCCGGTCCGAATGGAAATGGTTTAATGATGCGCTCGGGCAGATTGGCTCGTTTCCTTTCTTTTTGCCTTTCGCTGCGTTCAAGGCTGTGCACCTTGCACACCACCGGATGACTAATCATCCGACGCTCGATGGCGATATGTGGTTCGCTGGGAAAAACTTTTTCGATATACTTGGGCGCGCCGCCGGCTTGCTCGTCGGATACGAAATCATACTGCACCGGCTTGCGAAACAGGGTTTTGTTACTCGGAAAACGATTATTTCGATCTGGGTGCAGCGGCTTGCGATCCTCGGCATTATCGCCGCCGCCTTTGCTCTTGGCATTGGTTATGAAGTTTTCATGTTGTGGACCCTGCCATGCCTCATGGTGATGATCGCGCTGGGGTTTCTTGCTTATGCGGTCCACTGCCCTCATGAAAGCCGTGAGAAATATCAAAATACGAACATTTGGTTCGGGCGTGGTCTGATGCAGCCGTTGATTGTCGCCGCGATGGTGAATCAGAACTATCACCTCGTTCACCACTTGCATCCGCGCATACCATTTTATCGCTATGGCCGCGCGTTCAAGCAGCTTCGTCCGGAGTTGGAGCGTAACAAAGCAACGATCCGGCGGCTTTAA
- a CDS encoding sensor histidine kinase: MTGSDISAQREQRRQGPIERFRGVLERDGISASTTRFKDAETEARYMDSLVKGTLPTERVLWISVIGAYFSFGILDILTIRENLEHFLWVRLFTGLAIVGLIPLSFVGRIKPHFGWLSAAAIFISAQAIIYMILMMPAEGSPPYIIGVLVVFIATSCLMRIPFRVAASVYIFSSLVYFAVLSFDTEFTSIDRISGYFFMFSIVNVAVLTIYTQEIRARMIWLRDEQRQRDAAIIEKLLIEATAADQSKINFLSMMSHELRTPLHQIIGYTEVVTNACKAANDDDENVRHLNEIHGSAHVLLARIQKMLRFADATAGKMKYELADTPVSELVDVSIEQMRGGLEKKSISVDTSELEDASIDIDIVHTCYALNNILENAIAASPQNATLWVKGARLADGGYELVLRDEGKGMSAQQIDKVLKPFTQGEHALARSREGMGLGLTLATRIFRDQRASIRLESKEGNGLSVIITFAAPVELTEDAVGPSLQTG; this comes from the coding sequence ATGACCGGTTCCGACATTTCAGCGCAGCGCGAGCAGCGTCGCCAGGGGCCTATAGAGCGCTTTCGAGGCGTCCTCGAACGCGACGGGATTTCTGCATCCACAACCCGGTTCAAGGATGCCGAAACCGAGGCCAGATATATGGACTCCCTGGTCAAGGGAACCTTGCCGACGGAACGGGTCTTATGGATCTCAGTTATCGGCGCCTATTTCTCGTTCGGCATTCTCGACATTCTGACGATCCGAGAGAACCTTGAACATTTTCTATGGGTCAGGCTCTTCACCGGTCTTGCGATTGTCGGCTTGATACCACTTTCATTTGTTGGTCGTATCAAACCGCATTTCGGCTGGCTTTCAGCAGCCGCGATCTTCATTTCGGCGCAGGCGATCATCTACATGATCCTAATGATGCCGGCAGAAGGATCTCCGCCCTACATCATCGGCGTGCTTGTCGTTTTCATCGCCACATCCTGTTTGATGAGAATTCCGTTTCGGGTGGCGGCTAGCGTTTATATATTTTCGTCGCTTGTCTATTTCGCAGTCTTGAGTTTTGACACCGAGTTCACCTCGATTGACAGAATCTCCGGCTACTTTTTCATGTTTTCTATCGTGAATGTCGCCGTTCTAACGATTTATACGCAGGAAATTCGCGCGCGTATGATCTGGCTGCGCGACGAACAAAGACAGCGCGACGCCGCTATCATCGAAAAACTCCTTATTGAGGCGACGGCTGCTGACCAATCAAAAATCAACTTCCTGTCGATGATGAGCCACGAGTTAAGAACACCGTTGCATCAGATCATCGGCTATACGGAAGTCGTCACAAACGCATGCAAGGCCGCTAATGACGATGACGAAAATGTGCGCCATTTGAACGAAATTCATGGCTCTGCGCACGTCCTCTTGGCGCGCATCCAGAAGATGCTTCGCTTTGCCGATGCGACAGCAGGTAAAATGAAATATGAGCTCGCTGATACGCCCGTATCCGAACTGGTGGACGTATCGATTGAACAAATGCGCGGCGGGCTTGAGAAAAAATCCATTAGCGTCGATACAAGTGAACTCGAAGACGCAAGCATTGATATCGATATCGTGCATACGTGTTATGCGCTCAACAACATACTTGAAAACGCCATCGCCGCCTCACCGCAGAACGCAACCTTGTGGGTTAAAGGCGCACGATTGGCGGATGGCGGATATGAACTGGTGCTTCGCGATGAAGGCAAAGGCATGTCGGCGCAACAAATTGACAAGGTGCTGAAGCCATTTACCCAAGGCGAGCATGCGCTTGCCCGTTCGCGGGAAGGCATGGGACTGGGCCTCACACTGGCAACCAGAATCTTCCGCGATCAACGCGCCTCAATTCGGCTTGAGTCGAAAGAGGGTAACGGGCTCAGCGTTATCATCACCTTCGCCGCGCCGGTTGAGTTAACAGAGGATGCTGTCGGACCGTCCCTGCAGACAGGTTAG
- a CDS encoding class I SAM-dependent methyltransferase: protein MSKSYENLPGASGKAKFFRPSRYEAAEIFSGRPPKLVFEDETFDLDNISARGAGCISRKRQDDNPYAAPGSKGVLRLTQSGRELFLGAARKARHMAGPGGISAGFELEENNFDLDWLIRENASILARVDKTRAEAPQPSTEYKTFCADASAFIGGYLQRIQQFVAPIEPTIGENERNEIARDLANSAEAEWLDILQEGNALTAAIHADKQQRIGYKTYTERTVTQMLLAGPGWARCLFKPAGYPGDYKIMNYGYEQKPEGERVAEKFLHLLGMIASRAIITRMEMVATLIADHALRQTDSGKRELSITSVGCGPARELEDLLEATPDNVTWRVTLVDQEPAALDYAFDRVAGLKDRDRISLTGLNISFREMLRPTPENAAFANNDVIYSSGFVDYLNPLLAQRFVKRLYDFVRPGGKVIVGNVNNRATGMIWPLEYITDWSLYFRNEDEMRAMAREIPGAIVSVVPDPMDAVYFLVVEKPVA from the coding sequence ATGTCGAAAAGTTATGAGAATCTCCCTGGCGCGTCTGGAAAAGCGAAATTTTTCCGGCCCAGCCGCTATGAGGCCGCCGAAATTTTCTCTGGCCGCCCGCCCAAGCTTGTTTTTGAAGACGAGACCTTTGATCTCGATAATATCAGCGCCCGCGGTGCGGGATGCATCAGCCGTAAGCGGCAAGATGACAATCCCTATGCGGCGCCGGGGTCCAAGGGTGTTCTTCGCCTCACCCAGTCGGGACGCGAGTTGTTTCTCGGAGCGGCGCGAAAGGCTCGCCATATGGCGGGGCCAGGCGGGATTAGCGCCGGTTTCGAACTGGAAGAAAACAACTTTGACCTTGATTGGCTGATCCGTGAAAACGCCAGCATTCTTGCACGGGTCGATAAGACGCGCGCCGAGGCGCCGCAGCCGAGTACAGAGTATAAGACGTTTTGTGCTGATGCATCAGCTTTTATTGGCGGTTATCTGCAACGCATCCAACAATTTGTTGCGCCGATCGAGCCGACCATTGGCGAGAATGAGCGAAACGAGATCGCGCGGGACCTCGCCAACTCCGCTGAAGCGGAATGGCTAGACATCCTACAGGAAGGCAATGCGCTTACCGCTGCCATACATGCGGATAAACAGCAGCGCATTGGATACAAGACGTACACTGAAAGAACAGTGACGCAGATGTTGCTGGCAGGTCCCGGCTGGGCGCGCTGCCTGTTCAAGCCCGCAGGGTATCCGGGCGATTACAAGATCATGAACTACGGGTACGAGCAAAAGCCGGAAGGCGAGCGCGTCGCCGAGAAGTTTTTGCACCTTCTGGGAATGATCGCCTCCCGTGCGATTATTACCCGAATGGAAATGGTGGCGACTTTGATCGCTGATCACGCGCTGCGTCAAACAGATTCGGGCAAGCGCGAACTTTCCATTACCAGTGTTGGCTGCGGTCCGGCGCGTGAGCTTGAAGACCTGCTGGAAGCAACGCCGGATAATGTGACATGGCGGGTCACGCTTGTGGATCAGGAGCCTGCGGCGCTCGATTATGCGTTTGACCGGGTTGCCGGTTTAAAAGACCGTGATCGTATTTCGCTTACCGGACTGAATATTTCCTTCAGAGAGATGTTGCGTCCGACGCCAGAGAATGCAGCGTTCGCGAACAACGACGTTATCTATTCATCTGGATTCGTTGATTACCTGAACCCGCTGTTGGCGCAGCGGTTTGTAAAACGGCTTTATGATTTTGTCCGCCCGGGCGGCAAAGTGATCGTTGGTAACGTGAATAATCGTGCGACCGGCATGATCTGGCCATTAGAGTATATTACTGACTGGAGCCTTTATTTCCGTAATGAAGATGAGATGCGCGCCATGGCGCGTGAAATTCCAGGCGCTATCGTTTCTGTTGTGCCGGATCCGATGGATGCGGTTTATTTCCTGGTTGTCGAAAAGCCTGTCGCTTAA